The DNA region AACGACGCAGCGTTCGTGCGCGGCGGCACCAGCATCCACTATCTGGAACACAAGCTGGCAGAGAAATCGAAGGGGAAATAAGCCGTGCCCTGGCTCACGCTGTCGGTGACTGCCTCCGCCGACTATGCGGAGGCATTGAGCGAGGCGCTGCTGGCACACGGCGCGCTGTCGGTGGACATGCTGGATGCGGACGCCGACACGCCCGATGAGCAGGCCATCTTCGGCGAGCCGGGCGAACCGACCTCGTCGGTCTGGCAGCACAATCTGGTCAACGCCCTGTTCGAGAGCGACACCGATGTCGCGCACATCCTGCAGGACTGCTGCACCGAGCTCGGACTCGCGACCATCCCGCAACACAAGATCGAAACACTGCAAGAACACGACTGGGTGCGTATCACCCAGGCGCAGTTCGACCCCATCCGCATCAGCGACCGTCTGTGGATCGTGCCGACCTGGCATACCCCCACCGACCCGGCCGCCATCAATATCGCGCTCGATCCCGGCCTGGCCTTCGGTACCGGCAGCCACCCCACCACGCGCCTGTGCCTGCGCTGGCTGGACCAGCATATCCGTGGCGGCGAAACGGTGCTCGATTACGGTTGCGGTTCCGGCATCCTGGCCATCGCTGCGATGAAGCTCGGCGCAGGCAACGCCATCGGCGTCGACGTGGATGCACAGGCGGTACAGGCCAGCCGCGACAATGCCCTGGCCAACCAGGTACATGCCGATTTCTACCTGCCCGACGGCATCGCGCTCTCGCAATACGACGTGGTCGTCGCCAACATCCTGACCAATCCGCTGCGCGCATTGGCACCCCTGCTGGCCAGCGCCACCCGCGCCGGCGGACGCATCGTGCTCTCCGGCATCCTGGCCGAACAGGCAGAGGAGGTCATGCGCATTTACGCGCAATGGTTTGACCTCGCACCTGCGGTGCTGGAAGATGGCTGGTGTTGTTTGTCCGGTGCAAAAAGATGACAGAGATCACGCAATGCCCCCAATGCGGCACCCGCTTCAAGGTGACCCAGGCGCAGCTCGATGCGCATGACGGGTTGGTGCGCTGCGGGCGCTGTCATGAGGTGTTCGATGCATCCAAACACCTGCACGACGACGAGCCCAGCCCGCAACTGAGCCTGCCCATCGATGCCGCTCCGCCTGAAAGTCAGGCAGACCTGACCCCGATCGCCGACGTGCCCGGACTCGAAGAAGAGCCGATCACCCTGGCACAGCAGGTACAGTTCGTCGAGGAACTCACCGACGAAGTCCTCGAAATGCCGCCCCGCAAAACCAGCTGGATAAGCATCCTGGCAATATTGCTGCTGACCCTGTCGCTGCTGGGGCAATCCCTGTATTTCTTCCCCGGCGAGATCGGCACACAGCTGCCCGGGCTCAAACCGATGCTGGAGGACTACTGCGCGCTGCTCGACTGCAACGTCGCGCTGCCACAAAAGATCGACCTCCTCGCCATCGAATCGTCCGAACTGGAATCGGATCCGGAGCAGGGCAACATCGTCACGCTGCATGCGCTGATCCACAACCGCGCACCGTATGCGCAAGCCTACCCCAGCCTGGAACTCACGCTCACCAGCGCGCTGGATCAGCCTGTCGCACGACGCATGTTCCATGCGGCGGATTACCTGCCTGCGGGGACGAGCGAAAAACAGGGCATCCCCGGCAATCGCGACCTCGACATCAAAGTGCATCTGGACACCACCGACCTCAAACCAGCCGGGTATCGCCTGTT from Sideroxyarcus emersonii includes:
- a CDS encoding DUF3426 domain-containing protein yields the protein MTEITQCPQCGTRFKVTQAQLDAHDGLVRCGRCHEVFDASKHLHDDEPSPQLSLPIDAAPPESQADLTPIADVPGLEEEPITLAQQVQFVEELTDEVLEMPPRKTSWISILAILLLTLSLLGQSLYFFPGEIGTQLPGLKPMLEDYCALLDCNVALPQKIDLLAIESSELESDPEQGNIVTLHALIHNRAPYAQAYPSLELTLTSALDQPVARRMFHAADYLPAGTSEKQGIPGNRDLDIKVHLDTTDLKPAGYRLFLFYPESR
- the prmA gene encoding 50S ribosomal protein L11 methyltransferase, giving the protein MPWLTLSVTASADYAEALSEALLAHGALSVDMLDADADTPDEQAIFGEPGEPTSSVWQHNLVNALFESDTDVAHILQDCCTELGLATIPQHKIETLQEHDWVRITQAQFDPIRISDRLWIVPTWHTPTDPAAINIALDPGLAFGTGSHPTTRLCLRWLDQHIRGGETVLDYGCGSGILAIAAMKLGAGNAIGVDVDAQAVQASRDNALANQVHADFYLPDGIALSQYDVVVANILTNPLRALAPLLASATRAGGRIVLSGILAEQAEEVMRIYAQWFDLAPAVLEDGWCCLSGAKR